In one window of Bradyrhizobium diazoefficiens DNA:
- a CDS encoding GlxA family transcriptional regulator, whose translation MEVLAYPAVQLLDVTGPLQVFATANEQIVEAGGTPPYALRVVAKDRARVTSSSGLEIATDPLPRGGSGLDTLVVAGGPGVDLAASDPALLDWLRRRVKKARRVASVCTGAFLLGASGALDGRRAVTHWSYCVELARRFPAVRVEADPIFVRDGTIWTSAGVTAGIDLALALVEEDLGRTVALAVARYLVVFLKRPGGQAQFSEALSLQSAEDEFGALHQWINKHLAGDLSLSRLAREAGMSERSFSRHYAKATGLTPLRAVERLRVEAARRMLSETRLPMKRISQRCGFGSEETMRRSFLRVLATAPQDYRRRFGS comes from the coding sequence ATTGAAGTGCTGGCCTATCCGGCGGTGCAGTTGCTCGACGTCACGGGCCCGCTCCAGGTGTTCGCAACCGCCAACGAGCAGATCGTGGAGGCCGGTGGAACGCCGCCTTATGCGCTTCGCGTGGTGGCGAAAGATCGCGCGCGTGTGACGTCTTCGTCTGGGCTCGAGATCGCAACGGATCCGCTTCCACGCGGCGGCAGTGGGCTGGATACGCTGGTGGTCGCAGGCGGCCCGGGTGTCGATCTCGCGGCCTCCGATCCGGCGCTGCTGGATTGGCTGCGGCGGCGCGTGAAGAAGGCGCGGCGCGTTGCGTCGGTCTGCACTGGCGCATTCCTGCTCGGTGCATCGGGCGCGCTCGACGGACGGCGCGCGGTAACCCATTGGTCGTACTGCGTTGAGCTGGCGCGCCGCTTCCCGGCCGTGCGCGTCGAGGCCGATCCGATCTTCGTGCGTGATGGCACGATCTGGACGTCGGCCGGGGTGACGGCCGGCATCGACCTGGCGCTGGCGCTGGTGGAAGAGGATCTGGGCCGCACCGTGGCGTTGGCGGTCGCGCGCTATCTCGTCGTCTTCCTCAAGCGGCCGGGAGGGCAAGCGCAGTTCAGCGAGGCGCTGTCGCTGCAATCGGCCGAGGACGAATTCGGCGCGCTGCACCAATGGATCAACAAGCACCTTGCCGGCGACCTGTCTTTGTCCAGATTGGCGCGTGAAGCGGGCATGAGCGAACGCAGTTTCAGTCGCCATTATGCGAAGGCCACCGGACTGACGCCGCTTCGGGCGGTCGAGCGGCTGCGCGTGGAGGCTGCGCGGCGGATGCTGTCGGAGACGCGCCTGCCCATGAAGCGGATATCCCAGCGCTGCGGCTTCGGCTCGGAGGAAACCATGCGCCGCAGCTTTTTGCGTGTGCTGGCCACGGCGCCGCAGGATTATCGCCGCCGCTTCGGTTCGTGA
- a CDS encoding nuclear transport factor 2 family protein produces the protein MTSKTFTKTAPPDWLLAMWKEIDDKTFGKGFDCFAEDAICNLGVADWHGCETIRNNLRQFIDRGFTALHDVVEFWDIPQLKIFHGKVAMRFDDPNIAAVRPTMVHFFYMDENDPTKVKHWIGAVGPTGF, from the coding sequence ATGACTTCGAAGACCTTCACCAAGACTGCGCCGCCGGACTGGCTCCTCGCGATGTGGAAGGAAATCGACGACAAGACCTTTGGCAAGGGCTTTGACTGCTTCGCCGAAGACGCCATCTGCAATCTCGGCGTCGCCGACTGGCACGGCTGCGAGACGATCCGCAACAATCTGCGGCAGTTCATCGACCGCGGCTTCACGGCGCTCCACGACGTCGTCGAGTTCTGGGACATTCCCCAGCTCAAGATCTTCCACGGCAAGGTTGCGATGCGCTTCGACGATCCCAACATCGCGGCCGTGAGACCGACGATGGTCCATTTCTTCTATATGGACGAAAATGATCCGACCAAGGTCAAGCACTGGATCGGTGCAGTGGGACCGACGGGTTTCTAA
- the pcaG gene encoding protocatechuate 3,4-dioxygenase subunit alpha, with protein MPQPLNYLKETASQTAGPYVHIGLIPAMAGFDIFEKNFSNVLVTPNTQGQRITLEGKVLDGSGSPLRDVLLEIWQANAAGRYNHPADRSTGALDEDFRGWGRAGSDFESGLVTFETVKPGAIIDGAGRKCAPHVNIWIVARGINIGLNTRLYFSDEEAANAADPVLNLVEPPVRRRTLIATRTERAGKAVYSFTINLQGPDETVFFDV; from the coding sequence ATGCCGCAGCCGCTCAACTATCTCAAGGAAACCGCCTCGCAGACCGCCGGGCCCTATGTCCATATCGGCCTGATTCCGGCCATGGCCGGCTTCGACATCTTCGAGAAGAATTTTTCCAACGTGCTGGTGACGCCGAACACGCAAGGCCAGCGCATCACACTGGAAGGCAAGGTGCTCGACGGCAGCGGTTCGCCGCTGCGCGACGTGCTGCTCGAAATCTGGCAAGCCAATGCGGCCGGCCGCTACAACCATCCGGCCGACCGTTCCACCGGAGCGCTGGACGAGGACTTTCGCGGCTGGGGCCGCGCCGGCTCCGACTTCGAAAGCGGGCTGGTGACGTTCGAGACCGTCAAGCCTGGCGCCATCATCGACGGCGCGGGGCGCAAATGCGCGCCGCACGTCAACATCTGGATCGTCGCGCGCGGCATCAACATCGGCCTCAACACGCGGCTCTATTTCTCCGACGAGGAAGCCGCCAACGCGGCCGATCCCGTGCTCAATCTGGTCGAACCTCCGGTGCGCCGCAGGACGCTGATCGCGACTCGCACTGAGCGCGCCGGCAAGGCCGTGTATTCCTTCACGATCAATTTGCAGGGCCCGGACGAGACAGTTTTCTTCGACGTCTGA
- the pcaH gene encoding protocatechuate 3,4-dioxygenase subunit beta yields MNAQAPALRDPRLNRPEPFTPRDGGFFQRDRSIHPPAYAPGYKSSVLRSPRQAMLSLDSSVSEITGPVFGHNDLGPLDNDLIRNYAKDGDPVGERIVVHGQVLDETGRGVPNTLVEFWQANAGGRYRHKKDTYLAPIDPNFGGCGRALTDDTGYYYFRTVKPGPYPWRNFVNSWRPAHIHFSVFGSGFAQRLITQMYFEGDPLIPVCPILTTIPDEDALDRLVAPLDLNASTPFDSLAYRFDIVLRGQRSTHFENRPEGN; encoded by the coding sequence ATGAATGCCCAGGCGCCAGCCTTGAGGGATCCCCGCCTCAACCGCCCCGAGCCGTTCACGCCGCGCGACGGCGGCTTCTTCCAGCGCGACCGCTCAATCCATCCTCCGGCATATGCGCCCGGCTACAAATCCTCGGTGCTGCGCTCGCCGCGCCAGGCAATGTTGTCGCTGGACAGCTCGGTCTCGGAGATCACGGGGCCGGTATTCGGCCACAACGATCTCGGTCCGCTCGACAACGATTTGATCCGCAACTACGCCAAGGACGGCGATCCCGTCGGCGAGCGCATCGTCGTCCACGGCCAGGTGCTGGACGAGACCGGCCGCGGCGTACCGAACACGCTGGTCGAGTTCTGGCAGGCCAATGCCGGCGGCCGCTACCGGCACAAGAAGGACACGTATCTGGCGCCGATCGATCCCAATTTCGGCGGCTGCGGCCGGGCGCTGACCGACGATACCGGCTACTATTATTTCCGCACGGTGAAGCCCGGGCCCTATCCCTGGCGCAACTTCGTCAACAGCTGGCGTCCCGCCCACATCCACTTCTCGGTGTTCGGCTCGGGCTTCGCGCAGCGGCTGATCACGCAAATGTATTTCGAGGGCGATCCGCTGATCCCGGTCTGCCCGATCCTGACGACGATCCCGGACGAGGACGCGCTCGACCGCCTGGTCGCGCCGCTCGACCTCAACGCCTCGACACCGTTCGACTCGCTCGCCTACCGCTTCGACATCGTGCTGCGCGGCCAGCGCTCCACCCATTTCGAAAATCGTCCCGAAGGGAACTGA
- a CDS encoding LysR family transcriptional regulator has protein sequence MNKIDHLALDGHALELFLAVLEEGSVTAAATRLGLTQSAVSHGLNKLRRIAGDPLFAKSGRGIVATAHAQALAAKARALIDDMRSFAGGVTFEPAIAQLSLTIAANDFQRDLLLPRFFGHVAAQVNSLNLRVIPSQSPSPAMLRENRCDLLITPLPPSGIDIVQKLLLRDHYVCYYDPKARTAPVGRSAYLAARHITVVYTDNERLDFDRRLAANGLHRDIAISVPSFSGVPSFLRGTQMLASMPSLLASSVMRGFAQARIPLASRTRTLAELPIFMVWHQRYQKDPAHRWIRTQLESVAAMAGS, from the coding sequence ATGAATAAAATCGATCATTTGGCCCTCGACGGCCACGCCCTCGAATTGTTCCTCGCCGTACTGGAGGAAGGTTCGGTGACAGCCGCTGCAACGCGTCTCGGCCTGACGCAATCCGCCGTCAGCCACGGGCTCAACAAGCTGCGGCGGATCGCCGGCGATCCGCTGTTCGCAAAATCCGGCCGCGGCATTGTCGCAACCGCCCATGCCCAGGCGCTGGCTGCGAAAGCGCGTGCGCTGATCGACGATATGCGCAGCTTCGCCGGCGGCGTGACGTTCGAACCGGCGATCGCACAGCTTTCGCTGACGATCGCGGCCAATGACTTTCAGCGCGACCTGCTGCTGCCGCGCTTCTTCGGACATGTCGCCGCGCAGGTGAACAGCCTGAACCTGCGCGTCATCCCGTCGCAATCGCCCTCGCCCGCAATGTTGCGCGAGAACCGGTGCGACCTCCTGATCACCCCGCTGCCGCCGTCCGGCATCGACATCGTGCAGAAGCTGCTGCTGCGGGATCACTACGTCTGCTACTACGATCCCAAGGCACGCACCGCGCCGGTCGGCCGCAGCGCCTATCTCGCCGCACGCCACATCACCGTGGTCTATACCGACAACGAACGGCTCGACTTCGACCGTCGGCTCGCCGCCAACGGCCTCCACCGCGACATCGCCATTTCGGTACCGAGCTTCTCCGGCGTGCCATCGTTCCTGCGCGGGACGCAGATGCTGGCGAGCATGCCGAGCCTGCTCGCATCGAGCGTGATGCGCGGCTTCGCGCAAGCGCGGATTCCGCTCGCTTCACGCACGCGGACGCTGGCCGAGCTGCCGATATTCATGGTCTGGCACCAGCGGTATCAGAAGGACCCGGCGCATCGCTGGATCCGCACGCAACTGGAATCCGTGGCTGCGATGGCCGGCAGCTGA
- a CDS encoding putative nucleotide-diphospho-sugar transferase, producing MKAFASAHGYQQRFVHGDNWRRPRGWLKIEVIRAALEDNFDFVLWIDVDAVVLRNDIDVRTAVADAADLQMVWHGPETSEIMTADFAPHFNSGVMLIRVTDWSRGFFEQVWEIGQLQHAWFDQATILHALGYDGCLGLGPDRPDEPNRSHLARLDTAWNSIPGLATAQDPIVHHYAGISNPSTRLKMVEADALTAPMRERLNADLRQAIARQFGLWREDAVIRDWVTGERDSALAERYEVLSERDQARAQLAAVQSSTSWRVTAPLRWTKQLFQRR from the coding sequence ATGAAAGCCTTCGCTTCAGCGCACGGCTACCAGCAGCGCTTCGTTCACGGCGACAATTGGAGACGTCCGCGCGGATGGCTGAAGATCGAGGTGATCCGCGCCGCTCTCGAAGACAATTTCGACTTCGTGCTCTGGATCGACGTCGACGCCGTCGTGCTTCGCAACGACATCGATGTCAGGACCGCGGTAGCGGATGCTGCCGACCTGCAGATGGTCTGGCACGGTCCCGAGACGTCCGAGATCATGACCGCCGATTTCGCGCCGCACTTCAATTCAGGCGTGATGTTGATCCGCGTGACCGACTGGTCGCGCGGGTTTTTCGAACAGGTCTGGGAAATCGGCCAATTGCAGCACGCCTGGTTCGACCAGGCGACCATCCTTCACGCTCTCGGCTACGATGGCTGCCTGGGGCTTGGCCCGGATCGCCCGGACGAGCCGAACCGATCCCATCTCGCGCGCCTCGACACCGCCTGGAATTCGATTCCCGGCCTCGCCACCGCGCAAGATCCGATCGTTCATCACTACGCCGGGATCAGCAATCCATCGACGCGGCTCAAGATGGTCGAGGCGGACGCCCTGACGGCGCCGATGCGGGAACGGCTCAACGCCGATTTGCGTCAGGCGATCGCCCGTCAATTCGGCCTTTGGCGCGAGGATGCAGTCATCCGCGACTGGGTCACCGGAGAGCGGGATTCCGCCCTCGCCGAACGGTACGAGGTCCTGTCGGAGCGGGATCAGGCGCGGGCGCAATTGGCGGCGGTCCAAAGCTCCACCTCCTGGCGGGTGACCGCGCCGCTGCGCTGGACCAAGCAGTTGTTTCAGCGCCGGTAA
- the pncB gene encoding nicotinate phosphoribosyltransferase, whose translation MTVTDIASRTYNHSWRLDPTIRSLLDTDFYKLLMLQMIRDSYPDQRVTFSVINRSRHVRLAEIIDEGELRAQLDHARTIRFSKKELIWLAGNTFYGKTHMFSADFIRWLAEFRLPEYELRKVEGQYELHFHGPWTHTTMWEIPALAILNELRSRAAMKGRGRFELDVLYARAKAKLWTKVERLRKLENLRLSDFGTRRRHGFLWQRWCVEAVKEGLGPSFIGTSNVLLAMDNDLEAIGTNAHELPMVAAALARDDEELRWAPYRVLDQWRQTYGGNLLIALPDAFGTKAFLRDAPEWVADWTGFRPDSAPPIQAGEEIVAWWEKKGRNPRDKLLVFSDAMDVGSIEETYHHFAGRVRLSFGWGTNLTNDFVGCPPDASINLDPISIVCKVSSVDGHPAVKLSDNPEKATGLPSEIERYLRVFGDAGRVRKPVLV comes from the coding sequence ATGACAGTGACCGATATTGCGAGCCGAACCTACAATCACAGCTGGCGGCTGGATCCCACCATCCGCAGCCTGCTTGATACCGACTTCTATAAACTATTGATGTTACAGATGATTCGGGATTCCTACCCGGATCAGCGGGTGACCTTTTCGGTCATCAACCGCTCGCGCCATGTCAGGCTTGCCGAGATCATCGACGAGGGCGAGCTGCGCGCCCAGCTCGACCATGCCCGCACCATCCGCTTCTCCAAGAAGGAGCTGATCTGGCTTGCCGGTAACACCTTCTACGGCAAGACCCACATGTTCTCGGCGGACTTCATCCGCTGGCTCGCCGAATTCCGGCTTCCCGAATACGAGCTGCGCAAGGTCGAGGGCCAGTACGAACTACATTTCCACGGTCCCTGGACCCACACCACAATGTGGGAGATTCCGGCGCTCGCCATCCTCAACGAATTGCGCTCCCGCGCGGCGATGAAGGGGCGCGGCCGCTTCGAGCTCGACGTGCTCTACGCCCGCGCCAAGGCCAAGCTGTGGACCAAGGTGGAGCGGCTGCGCAAGCTCGAGAATTTGCGGTTGTCCGACTTCGGCACCCGCCGCCGCCACGGCTTCCTCTGGCAGCGCTGGTGCGTGGAGGCGGTGAAGGAGGGCCTGGGCCCGTCGTTCATCGGCACCTCCAACGTGCTGCTCGCGATGGACAACGATCTCGAGGCGATCGGCACCAATGCACACGAGTTGCCGATGGTCGCCGCCGCGCTTGCCAGGGACGACGAGGAATTGCGTTGGGCGCCCTATCGCGTCCTCGACCAGTGGCGCCAGACCTATGGCGGCAATTTGCTGATCGCGTTGCCCGACGCCTTCGGCACCAAGGCCTTCCTGCGCGATGCGCCGGAATGGGTCGCGGACTGGACCGGCTTCCGCCCCGACAGCGCCCCGCCGATCCAGGCCGGCGAGGAGATCGTCGCCTGGTGGGAGAAGAAGGGTCGCAATCCCAGGGACAAGCTGCTGGTATTTTCCGACGCGATGGATGTCGGCTCGATCGAGGAGACCTATCACCATTTCGCGGGTCGCGTGCGGCTCTCGTTCGGCTGGGGCACCAACCTCACCAATGATTTCGTCGGCTGCCCGCCGGACGCTTCGATCAACCTCGATCCGATCTCGATCGTCTGCAAGGTGTCGTCGGTCGACGGACATCCGGCCGTCAAGCTCTCCGACAATCCGGAAAAAGCGACCGGTCTGCCCTCGGAGATCGAGCGTTATCTGCGCGTGTTCGGCGATGCCGGCCGCGTGCGCAAGCCGGTGCTGGTCTAG
- a CDS encoding GGDEF domain-containing protein gives MFRRTAAPGKERSFLHVIKLVSPFVMVVVFQAAIAGFSLEVMSSVRAYVAGEAMWSRSQKNAVYFLNLYMHSGQASEFAQYQTSLAVPIGDEYARWALERDPVDVEAARIGFLQGGNHPDDVPGLIWLFRYFNQVSFLREAIREWAATDPMLLELSVFGEVIKGELKNGPIRDSDRVQLLSSRLSELNRQFTAHAERFSTVLGEGSRAIKFTLTSLNIATAASLILLLIWHTRRLVLQRQAFEDALHDEKERLAFQASHDWLTGIANRRAFEARLQSELDGRSDGALSLIVLDLDQFKSVNDSCGHLAGDLLLCQIAQLLQQDRRPHDLVARLGGDEFCLILPQCPPYDAVDIAERLRRRLELFNFAWDDRCFAVTASIGVACIADGSTTLEEAMRRADAACYRAKEKGRNRVQVDNGKPDVVLVTARSRGAARA, from the coding sequence GTGTTTCGCAGAACAGCAGCGCCGGGGAAGGAACGCAGCTTCCTTCACGTGATCAAGCTCGTCTCGCCATTCGTCATGGTCGTCGTGTTTCAGGCGGCGATCGCGGGATTCAGCCTTGAGGTGATGTCGTCGGTTCGCGCCTATGTCGCGGGCGAAGCGATGTGGTCGCGCTCCCAGAAGAACGCCGTCTATTTCCTCAATCTCTATATGCATTCGGGCCAAGCGAGCGAGTTCGCGCAATACCAGACCTCGCTCGCCGTCCCCATCGGCGACGAATATGCAAGATGGGCGCTCGAGCGCGATCCGGTCGACGTCGAAGCCGCCCGCATCGGCTTCCTGCAAGGCGGTAATCATCCCGATGATGTTCCCGGCCTGATCTGGCTGTTCCGCTATTTCAATCAGGTCAGCTTCCTGCGCGAAGCGATCCGGGAGTGGGCTGCTACCGATCCGATGCTGCTGGAGCTCAGCGTCTTCGGTGAAGTCATCAAGGGTGAGCTGAAAAACGGCCCCATTCGGGACAGCGACCGCGTGCAATTGCTGTCGTCGCGGCTATCCGAGTTGAACAGGCAGTTCACGGCGCATGCCGAGCGGTTCTCGACCGTGCTCGGCGAAGGTTCCCGCGCCATCAAGTTCACGCTGACGTCCTTGAACATCGCCACCGCTGCGAGCCTGATCCTGCTCCTGATCTGGCACACGCGGCGACTGGTGCTCCAGCGGCAGGCGTTCGAGGATGCACTGCACGACGAGAAGGAGCGCCTCGCCTTTCAGGCCTCGCATGACTGGCTGACCGGTATCGCCAACCGGCGGGCCTTCGAGGCGCGCCTGCAGAGCGAGCTGGATGGTCGCAGTGATGGGGCGCTTAGCCTGATCGTGCTCGACCTCGACCAGTTTAAGAGCGTCAACGACAGCTGCGGCCATCTCGCTGGTGATTTGCTGCTGTGCCAGATCGCACAATTGTTACAGCAGGACCGGCGGCCGCATGATCTGGTGGCCCGGCTTGGCGGTGATGAGTTCTGCCTGATCCTGCCGCAATGTCCGCCATACGACGCCGTCGACATCGCCGAACGGCTGCGCCGGAGGCTCGAACTATTCAACTTCGCCTGGGACGATCGCTGCTTTGCGGTGACCGCCAGCATCGGCGTTGCCTGCATCGCCGACGGCAGCACCACGCTCGAAGAGGCGATGCGTCGGGCCGATGCGGCCTGCTATCGCGCCAAGGAGAAGGGGCGCAACCGGGTTCAGGTCGACAACGGGAAGCCGGATGTCGTTCTCGTCACCGCGAGGTCCCGCGGAGCCGCCAGAGCGTGA
- a CDS encoding WHG domain-containing protein, whose amino-acid sequence MSANFNRLALYNEFGDFGGVILTVNRETVQALTARLAGVPAEDSVRQLYGLAETYLDFFAEHANLLRSLFEHRMEDDRPYPDDILQMVMDAFALMHPPLVRVLPDADDVKIALLSRTLFSAVHGIISLGLEERMIAVPPQMLRQQVTQFLDAHLVGLGILPAR is encoded by the coding sequence ATCTCGGCGAACTTCAATCGCCTTGCGCTCTATAATGAATTCGGCGACTTCGGTGGGGTGATCCTGACAGTCAATCGGGAGACGGTTCAGGCGCTGACGGCACGGCTTGCCGGCGTTCCGGCCGAGGACTCCGTTCGCCAGCTCTATGGATTAGCTGAGACCTATCTCGACTTCTTCGCCGAGCACGCCAATCTGCTGCGCTCGCTGTTCGAGCATCGGATGGAGGATGACCGTCCTTATCCGGACGACATCCTTCAGATGGTGATGGACGCCTTCGCGCTGATGCATCCACCCCTGGTGCGGGTGCTGCCGGATGCGGATGACGTGAAGATCGCGCTGCTGTCGCGCACGCTGTTTTCCGCAGTGCATGGGATCATCTCGCTCGGCCTCGAGGAGCGCATGATCGCCGTGCCGCCGCAGATGCTGCGCCAGCAGGTGACGCAGTTCCTGGATGCGCATCTCGTCGGTCTCGGGATCCTGCCGGCACGATAG
- a CDS encoding alpha/beta fold hydrolase, producing MRDTQPTAVAPAHALCDGVVLLHGIGVGSWTLKKLDRALQRRGFATLNLDYSSRKKPLEALAEEIHPPIAAFAEQCGGAIHFVAHSMGGLLTRVYLSRRRPARLGRVVMLGTPNGGSEVADLLKDLSIYRAVFGPAGLQLSTTQDPVLADLPLPDYAIGVIAGCRTIAPIASALVLPRPNDGRVSVASTKLAGIADHTIVKASHTRLPRHNVAIGQTIAFLHDGRFSSA from the coding sequence TTGCGTGACACGCAACCCACCGCCGTCGCACCAGCGCACGCGCTGTGCGACGGCGTGGTGCTGCTGCATGGCATCGGCGTCGGCTCCTGGACACTGAAGAAGCTGGATCGAGCGTTACAGCGTCGCGGCTTCGCGACGCTCAATCTCGACTATTCCAGCCGCAAGAAGCCGCTTGAGGCACTCGCGGAGGAGATCCACCCGCCGATCGCGGCATTCGCTGAACAATGCGGCGGCGCGATCCACTTCGTCGCCCACTCCATGGGCGGGCTGCTCACGCGAGTTTATCTTTCGAGACGACGTCCGGCGCGGCTCGGCCGCGTCGTGATGCTCGGCACGCCCAATGGCGGCAGCGAGGTCGCCGATCTCCTGAAGGATCTTTCGATCTACCGCGCCGTTTTCGGCCCGGCAGGCTTGCAGCTTTCTACCACCCAGGACCCGGTGCTTGCCGACCTGCCGCTACCCGATTATGCGATCGGCGTCATCGCGGGATGCCGCACCATCGCGCCGATCGCCTCGGCCCTTGTGCTACCGCGACCCAATGACGGAAGGGTCTCCGTCGCGAGTACCAAACTCGCCGGCATAGCCGACCACACCATCGTCAAGGCGTCCCATACCCGACTGCCTCGCCATAACGTCGCGATCGGGCAGACGATCGCGTTTCTGCACGACGGCCGCTTCAGTTCGGCGTGA
- the tcuB gene encoding tricarballylate utilization 4Fe-4S protein TcuB → MHGTRILDEADRLMTVCNSCRYCEGLCAVFPAMEMRRAFSDGDLNYLANLCHSCGACYVDCQFSPPHEFNVNVPQTLAVARAESYATYAWPQALSGAFTRNGLVISIIAALSMAAFIFGFAALNDRSVLFGVHTGPGAFYKLMPHNAMAALFSAAFLYAILALVMSVRAFWRDIGTPIGGRADSGSIFQAIRDAGELRYLHGGGVGCYNEDDKPTDRRKLYHHLTFYGFLLCFAATSVATLYHYLLGREAPYPLWDLPVVLGTLGGIGLIVGSIGLFVAKSRRANELLDENRYGMDVGFIAMLFLTGLTGMLLLVLRETAAMGPLLALHLGAVFALFITIPYGKFVHGIYRFVALVRYAQERRTAA, encoded by the coding sequence ATGCACGGAACTAGGATTCTCGACGAAGCCGACCGTCTGATGACGGTCTGCAATTCCTGCCGCTATTGCGAAGGATTGTGTGCGGTGTTCCCGGCGATGGAGATGCGGCGCGCCTTCTCCGACGGCGATCTCAACTATCTTGCCAACCTCTGCCATTCCTGCGGCGCTTGCTACGTCGACTGCCAGTTCTCGCCGCCGCACGAGTTCAACGTCAACGTTCCGCAGACGCTCGCCGTCGCACGCGCCGAGTCCTATGCGACCTATGCATGGCCGCAGGCGCTGTCGGGAGCCTTCACGCGCAACGGGCTCGTCATCAGCATCATCGCCGCACTCAGTATGGCTGCCTTCATCTTCGGCTTTGCGGCCCTCAACGACCGCAGCGTGCTGTTCGGCGTCCACACCGGCCCCGGCGCTTTCTACAAGCTGATGCCGCACAACGCGATGGCCGCGCTGTTCAGTGCCGCCTTTCTTTATGCGATCCTGGCGCTGGTCATGAGCGTCCGCGCCTTCTGGCGCGACATCGGCACGCCGATCGGCGGCCGTGCCGATAGCGGTTCGATCTTCCAGGCGATCCGCGACGCCGGCGAGCTGCGCTATCTCCATGGCGGCGGCGTCGGCTGCTACAACGAGGACGACAAGCCGACCGACCGGCGCAAGCTCTACCATCATCTGACGTTCTATGGCTTCCTGCTGTGCTTTGCAGCGACCTCGGTGGCCACGCTCTATCACTATCTCCTCGGCCGCGAGGCGCCGTATCCTTTGTGGGACCTGCCCGTGGTGCTGGGCACACTCGGCGGTATTGGCCTTATCGTCGGGTCGATCGGTTTGTTCGTCGCCAAATCGCGCCGGGCGAATGAGCTGCTCGACGAGAACCGCTACGGCATGGACGTCGGCTTCATCGCCATGCTGTTCCTGACCGGCCTCACGGGAATGCTGCTTCTGGTTCTGCGCGAGACCGCGGCCATGGGCCCGCTGCTCGCGCTGCATCTCGGCGCGGTGTTCGCGCTGTTCATCACCATACCCTACGGCAAGTTCGTGCACGGGATCTATCGCTTCGTGGCCCTGGTGCGCTATGCGCAGGAGCGGCGAACGGCGGCGTGA